The following proteins are encoded in a genomic region of Mustela erminea isolate mMusErm1 chromosome 3, mMusErm1.Pri, whole genome shotgun sequence:
- the LOC116587219 gene encoding formin-like protein 20 — MGRRGEGGGGATARTHSHTHALPLHPRPLPARGAARRRGTVQPVGDARQLQGRPQPPPPRPPWGPRHPGPDGACTPPVPRPPAWPGSGCRPPPPPPSERAGLPAPPPPGKERWRQLGADLVSLGRAWERSRVSLVCLLAASFPPPPSSATPEPLWSLLGPSAATAVSAPAGDSGLSGGWRGRGAARSSAAGVVRVAAPEPSCTKCVT, encoded by the coding sequence atggggaggaggggggagggcggAGGCGGCGCCACGGCTcgcacacactcgcacacacacgCGCTCCCACTCCACCCCCGGCCGCTCCCCGCCCGAGGGGCCGCGCGGCGGCGGGGAACGGTGCAACCTGTTGGCGACGCTCGGCAACTGCAGGGGCggccgcagcccccgcccccacgcccTCCGTGGGGGCCCCGCCACCCCGGTCCCGACGGCGCCTGCACGCCCCCGGTCCCCCGGCCCCCGGCATGGCCGGGAAGTGGCTGCCggccgccgcccccacccccctccgAGCGCGCGGGACTtccagcccctccaccccccggCAAAGAGAGGTGGCGGCAGTTGGGGGCCGACCTGGTCTCTCTAGGGCGGGCTTGGGAGCGAAGCCGAGTTTCTCTAGTTTGTCTTCTTGCTGCCTCCTTCCCGCCCCCGCCCAGCTCCGCGACTCCCGAACCACTCTGGAGCTTGCTCGGTCCCTCGGCGGCGACCGCCGTCAGCGCCCCTGCGGGTGACAGCGGGCTGTCCGGCGGGTGGAGGGGGCGAGGCGCGGCCCGCAGCAGCGCCGCCGGGGTGGTCCGTGTCGCCGCCCCGGAGCCGAGTTGCACGAAGTGTGTCACTTAG